The Pochonia chlamydosporia 170 chromosome 1, whole genome shotgun sequence genome window below encodes:
- a CDS encoding WD repeat-containing protein (similar to Verticillium alfalfae VaMs.102 XP_003006893.1) encodes MSVALTAAAPVIIDLTLDSAPSPTSVISPYRPVNPSQTVQISSQEPPAKRRRVDDGGPSSWDTKRCMQEHLLPQVQRAVDGLSRADYLVDDIAIQAVMNLLKSTRFRDMVERTNGVLAAEDTVVIGEQAVQVVTQLTQLPQYQVSKRQLIKVEHPQPTPPEPSPSKLTLPPEQKPAYPILKASTGPSRIPRPRVRPRQLSPKSDDGSPAARWSTFSQLQRRPYLDYTTRGKIVQGLNQLVHLPRDRLQLPAVYHVDFTAREIAEIVDMVQPRVPRNVIRLPRNHYGLWRVLRCHLNLDIEEIVGDAIKGRTKEDIYNFCIDLGADKFARASDARVLSLQRADPDKKRRARHANRLPSLLLAREMEGNIGFGRMRRYENFQNEFQTSHEDGLSLIAEFTNCAGDLSAMSWVPDGNVLCGTTAHSDAHNQQYNKPGNLLLCSTTKGTLRAFADHRIPRPVVEKGENSTEAMRQSQDPWLYASVVSTDYDVATGRAFTSSFDKTVKVWNVAKEGTDMEAVATWHHEGNVNFVAAAKDGSGRVATAADVPTQAIRIYTVDPNNVQESTYHTVSCTRNDADGSDKWAYFPATLQWGRTPGTQHLLAIGYSPRSFSSDDTDIPEDKLHSGEIALWDAVRKCRVPVLTATTANVFEIQWHPTLPSFVVATSPSGLNIEHGVRTHVHLFHLDRENEAYSEFQKLDCYASDINELTIMPNFLRHAYITAGCTDGRVYVWDTAQGDRPIHILKHGSPLDAVLSDREKEDTGVKFTAWGTTPDRFYTGSSDGVVKVWNIRRKRRPFVRNLLEAPGPISCGVFSPNHAKLAIGDATGRVFLFSIDDRDQIESHITTIPGTNRRVRRPKPFIPHAEPPPPTDPSQQSNSDTSIATYSRDQYLLSQQLTLHPNPVIGAVQGPNYTCTGLFRLDAHMYFEPQGPLLPEYERNQQQTTAASLGRRVRSIRRLRDASEQQDSERVRHEENLARDLDASTLDEELLKSLETLKVRLDMDGEEGWEFTYEDMPRVE; translated from the exons ATGAGCGTCGCTTTAACGGCTGCAGCTCCCGTCATCATCGACTTGACACTCGATTCAGCTCCGTCACCTACATCCGTCATATCACCTTACAGGCCTGTTAACCCTTCTCAGACAGTCCAAATCTCATCACAGGAACCGCCGGCAAAGAGAAGGCGTGTGGACGATGGAggcccatcatcatgggaCACCAAGAGATGTATGCAGGAGCATTTGCTCCCGCAGGTGCAGCGGGCCGTGGACGGCCTGTCAAGAGCAGATTATCTTGTAGATGACATTGCTATTCAG GCCGTCATGAACTTGCTTAAGAGCACAAGATTTCGGGACATGGTTGAGCGCACCAACGGAGTGCTTGCTGCGGAGGATACAGTCGTTATAGGAGAACAGGCTGTGCAAGTTGTTACACAGCTAACACAGCTTCCG CAATATCAAGTATCAAAACGCCAACTGATCAAGGTGGAACACCCTCAACCCACACCACCGGAACCGAGCCCATCAAAGCTCACGCTGCCACCGGAGCAGAAACCTGCTTATCCAATTCTAAAAGCTTCTACTGGCCCAAGTCGTATACCCAGACCGCGGGTTCGGCCACGACAACTGTCGCCAAAGTCAGACGATGGCTCACCAGCTGCCCGCTGGAGCACCTTCTCACAGCTGCAACGACGTCCTTATCTAGATTATACCACCCGCGGGAAGATTGTTCAAGGGTTGAATCAACTGGTCCATTTGCCACGTGATAGGCTGCAGCTTCCGGCAGTGTATCATGTCGACTTTACCGCAAGAGAGATTGCTGAAATTGTTGATATGGTGCAACCGCGCGTACCGAGAAACGTCATCCGCCTGCCCCGGAACCACTATGGACTCTGGCGCGTTCTCCGTTGCCATCTTAACCTCGATATTGAGGAGattgttggagatgcaatCAAGGGCCGAACAAAAGAGGATATTTACAACTTTTGTATTGACCTTGGCGCAGACAAATTTGCAAGGGCAAGTGATGCACGGGTTCTATCGCTTCAGAGAGCCGACCCggacaagaaaaggagagctcgACACGCAAATCGCCTGCCATCGTTGCTCTTGGCCCGAGAGATGGAAGGAAACATTGGCTTTGGTCGAATGAGACGATATGAAAACTTTCAAAATGAGTTTCAGACTAGCCACGAAGATGGATTATCGCTTATCGCTGAGTTTACCAACTGCGCGGGGGATTTATCCGCCATGTCGTGGGTTCCAGATGGAAATGTACTTTGCGGCACCACGGCTCACTCTGACGCACATAATCAACAATACAACAAGCCTGGGAACCTGTTGCTCTGCTCCACAACAAAAGGAACACTGCGAGCTTTTGCAGACCATCGGATTCCAAGACCGGTAGTCGAAAAGGGCGAGAATTCGACAGAGGCGATGCGTCAGAGTCAGGATCCGTGGCTGTACGCGTCGGTTGTGTCGACAGACTACGATGTGGCGACTGGCCGAGCTTTCACTTCCAGTTTCGACAAGACGGTCAAGGTGTGGAATGTTGCGAAAGAGGGAACTGACATGGAAGCCGTGGCCACTTGGCATCACGAAGGAAATGTCAattttgttgctgctgccaaggatggATCCGGTCGAGTGGCTACCGCGGCAGATGTCCCTACACAAGCGATTCGCATCTATACCGTTGATCCGAATAATGTACAGGAAAGCACTTATCATACTGTATCCTGTACTCGAAACGACGCCGACGGGTCGGATAAATGGGCGTATTTCCCTGCAACCCTGCAGTGGGGACGAACGCCAGGAACGCAACATCTCCTAGCTATAGGTTACTCGCCTCGAAGTTTCTCAAGTGACGATACAGACATCCCAGAAGACAAATTACACAGCGGCGAGATTGCCCTCTGGGACGCAGTACGGAAATGTCGGGTCCCCGTGTTGACGGCCACAACCGCCAACGTGTTTGAAATCCAATGGCACCCGACCCTCCCAAGCTTCGTCGTTGCCACTTCACCCTCCGGCTTGAACATTGAGCACGGAGTACGCACTCACGTTCACCTGTTTCACTTAGACAGAGAAAACGAAGCGTACAGCGAGTTCCAAAAACTAGATTGCTACGCCTCCGACATCAACGAGCTGACAATCATGCCAAATTTCCTACGCCACGCTTACATCACAGCGGGCTGCACCGACGGCCGCGTCTACGTCTGGGACACAGCGCAAGGCGATCGACCCATTCACATCCTCAAGCACGGATCTCCACTAGACGCCGTCCTCTCCGATCGCGAGAAGGAAGACACAGGCGTCAAGTTTACAGCCTGGGgaaccacaccagaccgATTCTACACCGGCTCAAGCGATGGCGTCGTCAAGGTGTGGAACATACGTCGCAAACGCAGACCCTTTGTGAGGAATCTCCTCGAGGCGCCCGGCCCAATATCATGCGGTGTATTCTCCCCAAACCACGCGAAACTTGCTATCGGCGACGCAACCGGCCGCGtgttcctcttctccatcgaCGACCGCGACCAAATAGAAtcacacatcaccaccatcccaGGCACGAACCGGCGCGTCCGCCGTCCAAAGCCATTCATTCCCCATGCTGAGCCTCCGCCGCCCACCGACCCTTCCCAGCAGTCAAATTCAGATACATCCATTGCCACATACTCCCGCGACCAATACCTCCTCTCGCAGCAGCTCACTCTCCATCCTAACCCGGTCATTGGCGCGGTCCAAGGCCCGAATTACACTTGTACAGGGCTATTCCGCCTCGATGCCCACATGTACTTTGAACCTCAGGGTCCTCTGCTCCCCGAGTATGAGAGgaatcaacaacaaaccacAGCAGCTAGTCTGGGCCGGCGGGTACGGTCTATTCGCAGGCTAAGAGATGCGTCTGAGCAACAAGATTCTGAAAGGGTCCGGCATGAAGAGAATCTGGCGAGGGACCTAGATGCGAGTACTTTGGATGAGGAGCTACTTAAGAGCCTGGAGACTTTGAAGGTGCGCTTagacatggatggagaggaagggTGGGAGTTTACATATGAGGATATGCCTCGTGTGGAGTAG
- a CDS encoding mitochondrial DNA replication protein (Yhm2) (similar to Neosartorya fischeri NRRL 181 XP_001266111.1) translates to MVATATLPAPVGEPQKLEKKPIKFSNLVLGAGLNLFEVTTLGQPLEVVKTTMAANRGDGFTTALGRIWARGGALGFYQGLIPWAWIEASTKGAVLLFVASEAEFYARSAGASEFGGGILGGIAGGVAQAYATMGFCTCMKTVEITKHKMAAAGVKPQSTFQTFMDIYRKEGIRGINKGVNAVAIRQMTNWGSRFGLSRLAEGWIRTATGKSDKEKLSPWEKILASGLGGGLSAWNQPIEVIRVEMQSKKEDPNRPKKMTVGNTFRYIYSNNGIRGLYRGVTPRIGLSVWQTICMVAFGDMAKTYVEKLTGDQVTAKH, encoded by the exons ATGGTCGCGACAGCTACTCTTCCGGCCCCCGTTGGGGAGCCCcaaaagttggagaagaagcccaTCAAGTTCTCCAACTTGGTCCTGGGCGCCGGCCTCAACTTGTTCGAGGTGACCACCCTCGGTCAGCCCCTCGAGGTTGTCAAGAccaccatggccgccaaccgtggtgatggcttcacCACTGCCTTGGGACGTATCTGGGCTCGTGGTGGTGCTCTCGGCT TCTATCAAGGTCTCATCCCCTGGGCCTGGATTGAAGCCTCCACCAAGGGTGCCGTTCTTCTCTTCGTCGCCTCCGAGGCCGAGTTCTACGCTCGTTCTGCTGGTGCGTCCGAATTTGGTGGCGGTATCTTGGGTGGTATCGCCGGTGGTGTGGCCCAGGCCTATGCCACCATGGGTTTCTGCACCTGCATGAAGACAGTCGAAATCACCAAGCAcaagatggcggcggcgggtgTCAAGCCCCAATCCACCTTCCAGACCTTCATGGACATTTACCGCAAAGAAGGCATCCGCGGCATCAACAAGGGCGTCAACGCCGTCGCCATCCGCCAAATGACCAACTGGGGCTCCCGATTTGGTCTCAGCCGTCTTGCCGAAGGCTGGATTCGCACCGCCACTGGTAAATccgacaaggagaagctgagTCCCTGGGAGAAGATCCTCGCTTCTGGCCTGGGTGGTGGTCTGTCCGCCTGGAACCAGCCCATTGAGGTCATCCGTGTCGAGATGCagagcaagaaggaggatCCTAACCGACCCAAGAAGATGACCGTCGGCAACACCTTCCGATACATCTACTCCAACAATGGCATCCGGGGCCTGTACCGTGGTGTCACTCCCCGAATTGGCCTCAGTGTCTGGCAGACCATTTGCATGGTTGCCTTTGGCGACAT GGCCAAGACTTATGTTGAAAAACTGACTGGTGACCAAGTCACTGCTAAGCATTAA
- a CDS encoding citrate synthase, mitochondrial precursor (similar to Aspergillus terreus NIH2624 XP_001216611.1): MASVTRVSNSALRASLKSQAFNGRTVAFNAARYYSAKTQTLKERFAELLPEKVEQIKALRKEHGSKVVDKVTLDQVYGGARGIKALVWEGSVLDSEEGIRFRGKTIPECQELLPKAPGGKEPLPEGLFWLLLTGEVPTEQQVRDLSAEWAARSDIPKFVEELIDHCPTDLHPMAQFSLAVTALEHTSSFAKAYAKGVNKKEYWGYTFEDSMDLIAKLPNIASRIYQNVFKGGKVAPIQKDKDYSFNFANQLGFGNNTDFVELLRLYLTIHTDHEGGNVSAHTTHLVGSALSSPFLSLAAGLNGLAGPLHGLANQEVLLWLTEMKKVVGDDLSDKNITDYLWSTLNSGRVVPGYGHAVLRKTDPRYMAQREFGLAKMPEDPMFKLVSQVYKIAPGVLTEHGKTKNPYPNVDAHSGVLLQHYGLTEASYYTVLFGVSRAIGVLPQLIIDRAVGAPIERPKSFSTDKWVEIVKKL; encoded by the exons ATGGCCTCCGTTACCCGCGTCAGCAACTCTGCCCTTCGGGCCTCGCTCAAGTCACAAGCCTTCAATGGCCGGACCGTAGCTTTCAATGCTGCTCGCTATTACTCTGCCAAGACCCAG ACACTCAAGGAGCGCTTCGCTGAGCTCCTCCCCGAGAAGGTTGAACAGATCAAGGCCCTCCGAAA GGAGCACGGTTCCAAGGTCGTCGACAAGGTCACTCTTGATCAGGTCTATGGCGGTGCCCGTGGCATCAAGGCCCTCGTCTGGGAGGGCTCCGTCCTCGACTCTGAGGAGGGCATTCGATTCCGTGGCAAGACCATCCCCGAGTGCCAGGAGCTTCTCCCCAAGGCCCCTGGTGGCAAGGAGCCTCTTCCCGAAG GTCTCTTCTGGCTTCTCCTGACCGGCGAGGTTCCCACCGAGCAGCAGGTTCGCGACCTGTCTGCTGAATGGGCTGCTCGTTCCGACATCCCCAAGTTCGTCGAGGAGTTGATCGACCACTGCCCTACCGACCTTCACCCCATGGCTCAGTTCTCCCTGGCCGTCACTGCTCTCGAGCACACCTCTTCCTTCGCCAAGGCCTACGCTAAGGGTGTCAACAAGAAGGAGTACTGGGGTTATACCTTTGAGGACTCCATGGACCTCATTGCTAAGCTGCCCAACATTGCTTCCCGCATCTACCAGAACGTCTTCAAGGGCGGCAAGGTTGCCCCCATccagaaggacaaggatTACTccttcaactttgccaaccaGCTGGGCTTTGGCAACAACACCGACTTTGTCGAGCTGCTCCGTCTCTACCTGACCATCCACACTGACCACGAGGGTGGCAACGTCTCTGCCCACACCACTCACCTGGTCGGCTCTGCCCTCAGCTCTCCTTTCCTCTCCTTGGCCGCTGGTCTCAACGGTCTTGCCGGTCCCCTGCACGGCCTCGCCAACCAGGAGGTCCTGCTCTGGCTCactgagatgaagaaggttGTTGGTGACGATCTTTCCGACAAGAACATCACCGACTACCTGTGGTCCACCCTCAACTCTGGCCGAGTTGTTCCTGGTTACGGCCACGCCGTTCTTCGCAAGACTGACCCCCGATACATGGCTCAGCGCgagtttggtcttg CCAAGATGCCCGAGGACCCCATGTTCAAGCTCGTCAGCCAGGTTTACAAGATTGCCCCCGGTGTCCTGACTGAGCacggcaagaccaagaacccTTACCCCAACGTCGATGCCCACTCCGGTGTCCTGCTTCAGCACTACGGCTTGACCGAGGCCAGCTACTACACCGTCCTCTTCGGTGTTTCTCGTGCCATTGGTGTCCTTCCTCAGCTGATCATCGACCGAGCTGTTGGTGCTCCCATTGAGCGCCCCAAGTCCTTCTCCACCGACAAATGGGTTGAGATTGTCAAGAAGCTGTAA
- a CDS encoding RNA binding protein Nrd1 (similar to Aspergillus oryzae RIB40 XP_001822775.1) — protein MASAVTDLEAGLQAMLNLKPPGVSGSRITSLTSLCVSNIQSESVLIQKIYTHFKKAPGTHKLGVLYVVDSVTRKWLEQAKAQGQPVNSSAPDGTYAAGVHRVTELMPVLMNDILQTAPEEQKEKIKKLLDIWEKGQTFPTQMIESFKEKLTTPPSKTSTTPPGSPPASALAALQSQAPPAAAPAPNSSSILEALANMARQTSTPGGGSHNSGLPAPAAQYNMPPSTLPQPVSSTTMPHPHHQAQPSYPPTSQPVAVPSLPFSLPQLSGQAPALPNNASNLPNPYAAANPAAPGAGGSLDPSVQQQIMLIKALADQGVPFDKIPSLIQSMTNNNPAANSAPAPHTGFQPPVPAAQGTFSTSGQQPWGGPMPVSGDGRDRGYQDGIRSPRYRGRSRSRSPDRGWGSRDSPRGGRDRGGHGRNSPLNGRHDDRDRNGRGGSDYRQRSPPGRRGRSSTPPDSFPHVERWVDYDPSVPSGSIRVFSRTLFVGGVTCSEPELRRVFTRFGTVQTCIVNKDKRHAFVKMLTRKDAVNAKENMEDARTSELPLRTRWGVGFGPRDCSDYATGISIIPIHKLTEADRKWILTAPYGGSGGRPIESGLSVEEPDIEIGAGVSSKAISRRMQTDKGGSNGPKSTRNREDEPRSGRRGRDDSDGPPPRGRDQGNTGQGMAPSFPFGIGTLPNGMPNFPAGFSFPDPSGGR, from the exons ATGGCATCTGCAGTAACAGACTTGGAGGCTGGCCTTCAGGCCATGCTAAATTTGAAACCACCCGGTGTCTCTGGATCCCGTATCACTAGTTTAACATCGCTGTGCGTTTCCAATATTCAG TCTGAATCCGTACTCATTCAGAAGATCTACACACACTTCAAAAAGGCACCTGGGACACACAAGTTGGGGGTTCTCTACGTAGTAGATTCTGTAACCCGAAAATGGCTCGAGCAAGCAAAAGCTCAAGGACAACCAGTAAACAGCTCTGCACCAGATGGTACATATGCCGCCGGCGTACATCGAGTGACGGAACTTATGCCCGTGCTAATGAATGATATTCTCCAAACCGCCCCGGAAGAACAAAAG GAGAAAATTAAGAAGCTCTTGGACATCTGGGAGAAGGGACAGACCTTCCCCACGCAGATGATAGAGTCGTTCAAAGAGAAGTTGACCACACCCCCATCAA aaacttcaacaactcctccaGGAAGCCCACCCGCTTCCGCCCTGGCTGCCTTGCAGTCTCAAGCTCCCCCCGCGGCAGCACCAGCTCCGAATAGCTCATCTATTCTAGAAGCCCTCGCAAACATGGCCAGGCAAACTTCAACTcctggcggcggcagccaCAACTCTGGCCTGccggcaccagcagcacagTATAACATGCCACCCTCTACACTTCCCCAGCCGGTCTCATCAACTACAATGCCGCACCCACACCACCAAGCGCAGCCGTCATATCCTCCGACATCACAGCCTGTAGCCGTGCCGTCGCTGCCATTCTCGCTCCCACAATTGTCTGGCCAAGCCCCAGCGTTGCCTAACAACGCGAGTAATCTCCCCAACCCTTATGCCGCTGCAAACCCAGCTGCACCTGGCGCCGGTGGATCATTAGACCCGTCTGTGCAACAACAGATTATGTTGATCAAGGCTCTCGCTGACCAAGGTGTTCCATTTGATAAAATTCCTTCTCTGATCCAGAGCATGACGAACAATAATCCTGCCGCCAACAGTGCTCCTGCTCCCCATACGGGCTTCCAGCCTCCTGTTCCGGCAGCACAAGGAACGTTTTCCACCAGCGGTCAACAGCCGTGGGGTGGTCCCATGCCCGTGTCTGGTGACGGCCGTGATAGAGGGTACCAGGACGGTATCAGATCCCCGAGATACCGTGGTCGATCCAGATCTAGGTCTCCCGATCGCGGTTGGGGTTCTCGTGATTCTCCTCGTGGTGGGCGGGATAGAGGTGGCCACGGACGTAACTCTCCCCTTAATGGTCGTCATGATGACCGTGATCGCAACGGTCGTGGAGGAAGCGATTATCGTCAGCGTAGTCCTCCAGGTCGCCGTGGTCGAAGTTCTACTCCGCCTGATAGCTTCCCTCATGTGGAAAGATGGGTCGATTATGATCCCAGTGTTCCCTCTGGCAGTATCAGAGTGTTCAGCCGAACCCTCTTCGTTGGCGGCGTAAC ATGCTCCGAACCTGAGCTCCGACGAGTATTTACTCGCTTCGGCACCGTTCAGACTTGCATCGTCAACAAGGACAAACGCCATGCATTCGTCAAGATGCTCACCCGCAAGGATGCCGTCAATGCCAAAGAAAACATGGAAGATGCCCGCACCAGCGAGCTTCCCCTCCGA ACTCGTTGGggtgttggctttggcccCCGCGACTGCAGCGACTACGCCACgggcatcagcatcatcccCATCCACAAGCTCACCGAAGCTGATCGCAAATGGATCCTCACTGCCCCTTacggcggcagcggcggccGTCCCATCGAGTCGGGCCTCTCCGTCGAAGAGCCCGACATCGAAATCGGCGCCGGTGTCTCATCCAAGGCCATCAGCCGCCGTATGCAGACCGACAAGGGCGGCAGCAACGGACCCAAGTCCACCAGGAACCGTGAGGACGAGCCCAGAAGCGGTCGTCGTGGTCGAGACGACAGCGATGGGCCTCCTCCTCGCGGCCGCGATCAAGGAAACACTGGCCAGGGCATGGCTCCTTCGTTTCCCTTCGGAATCGGGACTTTGCCCAACGGGATGCCGAATTTCCCTGCTGGGTTTTCGTTTCCCGATCCCAGCGGTGGGCGTTAG